A window from Symbiopectobacterium purcellii encodes these proteins:
- the lysS gene encoding lysine--tRNA ligase: MAESQSQGADQALDLNNELKARREKLSALREHGIAFPNDFRRDSTSDALHAAYDDKENEELEALGIDVVVAGRMMTRRIMGKASFVTLQDVGGRIQLYVARDDLAEGIYNEQFKKWDLGDILGARGKVFKTKTGELSIHCTELRLLTKALRPLPDKFHGLADQETRYRQRYLDLIANDESRNTFRVRSQIMSGIRRFMVERGFMEVETPMMQVIPGGASARPFVTHHNALDIDMYLRIAPELYLKRLVVGGFERVFEINRNFRNEGVSPRHNPEFTMMELYMAYADYKDLIELTESLFRTLTQDVLGSTTVPYGDQTFDFGKPFEKLTMREAICKYRPETNVTDLDDFDKASAIATSLGIKIEKGWGLGRIVTEIFEETAEANLIQPTFITEYPAEVSPLARRNDDNPEITDRFEFFIGGREIGNGFSELNDAEDQAERFADQVRAKDAGDDEAMFYDEDYVTALEHGLPPTAGLGIGIDRMVMLFTNSHTIRDVILFPAMRPQK; this comes from the coding sequence ATGGCTGAGTCACAATCACAGGGTGCCGATCAGGCGCTGGATCTGAACAACGAATTGAAAGCGCGCCGCGAAAAGCTGTCGGCGCTGCGTGAACACGGTATCGCTTTTCCTAATGATTTCCGCCGTGATTCCACTTCTGATGCGCTGCATGCGGCTTACGACGATAAAGAAAACGAAGAGCTGGAAGCGCTGGGCATCGACGTGGTCGTGGCGGGTCGTATGATGACGCGCCGCATCATGGGTAAAGCCTCGTTCGTGACGTTACAAGATGTGGGTGGCCGCATTCAGCTGTACGTGGCGCGTGACGACCTGGCGGAAGGCATCTATAACGAACAGTTCAAAAAGTGGGATCTGGGCGATATCCTGGGCGCACGTGGCAAGGTGTTCAAAACCAAGACCGGTGAGCTTTCCATCCATTGTACTGAACTGCGTTTGCTGACCAAGGCGCTGCGTCCGCTGCCGGACAAATTCCACGGTCTGGCGGATCAGGAAACCCGCTATCGCCAGCGCTATCTGGATCTGATTGCCAACGATGAATCGCGCAACACCTTCCGCGTGCGTTCGCAGATCATGTCCGGTATCCGCCGTTTCATGGTGGAACGTGGGTTTATGGAAGTTGAAACCCCGATGATGCAGGTGATTCCCGGTGGCGCTTCCGCGCGTCCTTTTGTGACTCACCATAATGCGCTGGATATTGACATGTATCTGCGTATTGCGCCGGAACTGTACCTGAAGCGTCTGGTGGTGGGGGGTTTTGAACGCGTGTTCGAAATCAACCGTAACTTCCGCAACGAAGGGGTTTCGCCGCGTCACAACCCGGAATTCACCATGATGGAACTTTATATGGCCTATGCCGATTATAAAGATCTCATCGAGTTGACCGAGAGCCTGTTCCGCACCCTGACACAAGACGTGCTGGGCAGTACCACGGTGCCTTACGGCGATCAGACGTTTGATTTTGGTAAGCCGTTTGAGAAGCTGACCATGCGCGAGGCAATCTGCAAATATCGTCCGGAAACCAACGTGACGGATCTGGACGATTTTGATAAAGCATCGGCGATTGCAACATCTCTCGGGATCAAGATCGAAAAAGGCTGGGGTCTGGGCCGTATCGTGACCGAGATCTTCGAAGAAACCGCGGAAGCGAATCTGATCCAACCGACCTTTATCACCGAATACCCGGCGGAAGTCTCCCCGTTGGCGCGTCGTAATGATGACAACCCGGAAATCACCGATCGTTTCGAATTCTTCATCGGTGGGCGTGAAATTGGTAATGGCTTCTCCGAGTTGAACGACGCAGAAGATCAAGCGGAGCGTTTTGCCGATCAGGTACGTGCAAAGGATGCGGGTGACGACGAAGCCATGTTCTACGATGAAGACTACGTTACCGCGTTGGAACACGGTCTGCCGCCAACCGCGGGACTGGGCATCGGTATCGACCGTATGGTGATGCTGTTTACCAACAGCCACACCATTCGTGACGTGATCCTGTTCCCAGCGATGCGTCCGCAGAAGTAA
- a CDS encoding AraC family transcriptional regulator — protein MITYRDGWFELALLENTGGFPRHTHDEYVISANLNGVEHVWLDGNTFDVDPLMVTTYNPHQLQSGDNSDGRWQCASLYVQPGAFEHFFGRAFRFAQGVQQTPVLAQQLKLLASPSDEPGEGAMYQERLVLLLAALMDNDMGSPAPLKMVSEGGRVKRIKARLLDCLAEPPNLDTLARDEHITVAHLVRSFHQEAGMPPLAWLMQRRIGKARELLRQGMSISEVALSLGFADQAHFTKTFNRFNAMTPGRFQRINF, from the coding sequence ATGATCACCTATCGTGATGGCTGGTTTGAACTGGCGTTGTTAGAAAATACCGGCGGATTTCCACGCCACACCCATGATGAATATGTGATTAGCGCCAATCTTAACGGCGTGGAGCATGTCTGGCTGGATGGCAACACCTTTGATGTCGATCCCCTGATGGTGACCACCTACAATCCGCATCAGCTACAAAGTGGTGATAACAGCGATGGGCGCTGGCAATGTGCCTCACTCTACGTACAACCCGGCGCGTTTGAGCATTTCTTTGGTCGTGCCTTTCGGTTTGCACAAGGCGTGCAACAGACTCCCGTTCTGGCGCAACAGTTGAAGCTATTGGCAAGCCCCAGCGATGAGCCAGGCGAGGGGGCGATGTATCAGGAGCGGCTGGTGCTGCTACTGGCCGCATTGATGGACAACGACATGGGCAGCCCTGCGCCGTTAAAGATGGTCAGCGAGGGTGGCAGAGTCAAACGCATCAAGGCGCGTTTACTCGATTGCCTGGCAGAACCGCCCAATCTGGATACGTTGGCGCGTGATGAACACATTACCGTGGCGCATTTGGTGCGCAGTTTTCATCAGGAAGCCGGTATGCCGCCGCTGGCCTGGCTGATGCAGCGCCGTATCGGCAAAGCGCGTGAGTTGCTGCGTCAGGGCATGAGTATCAGTGAGGTTGCGCTTAGTCTTGGCTTTGCCGATCAGGCGCACTTTACCAAAACCTTCAACCGCTTTAATGCCATGACGCCGGGGCGTTTTCAGCGTATCAATTTCTGA
- a CDS encoding LysE family translocator — translation MLLVVLNGILLSLSLCLDLGMVNTAIINRGMRDGPRAAFMIGFGSCFGDLVYAALSAFGLAVIFTALPVRWALWIGGGAILLWMTWNMARMAWRDYQTQRSAPVDADVVDAATVAKRFRGYDFLSGMGMALASPTALLWFAAIGGSIIAQSTDGSTLMVSVFLSGFFIGGLLWTLFLAGMIKFGRQALQGLLTFYCYVISALLFAYFAVQVIYHGYQTLLVPLTLAD, via the coding sequence ATGTTGTTAGTGGTGCTTAATGGCATTTTGCTTTCCCTCTCGCTGTGCCTGGATTTGGGGATGGTGAATACGGCGATCATTAATCGGGGTATGCGTGACGGGCCGCGTGCCGCGTTTATGATTGGCTTTGGTTCCTGTTTTGGCGATCTGGTTTACGCGGCACTTTCCGCGTTTGGTTTAGCGGTTATTTTTACCGCGCTGCCGGTACGCTGGGCGCTGTGGATTGGTGGCGGTGCCATTCTGCTGTGGATGACGTGGAACATGGCGCGTATGGCCTGGCGTGATTATCAGACGCAGCGTTCAGCGCCAGTGGATGCGGATGTCGTGGATGCGGCGACGGTAGCAAAACGGTTTCGCGGCTATGATTTTCTGAGCGGCATGGGGATGGCGCTGGCATCACCGACCGCGCTGCTGTGGTTTGCTGCGATTGGCGGCTCGATTATCGCGCAGTCAACGGACGGCTCAACGCTGATGGTGAGTGTGTTTCTCAGCGGTTTCTTTATCGGTGGACTGCTGTGGACGCTGTTTTTGGCGGGCATGATCAAGTTTGGCCGACAAGCGCTGCAAGGGCTGCTGACCTTTTACTGCTATGTCATCTCGGCACTGCTGTTTGCCTATTTTGCCGTGCAGGTTATCTACCACGGCTACCAAACGTTGCTGGTCCCGCTGACGCTGGCTGACTGA
- a CDS encoding DMSO/selenate family reductase complex A subunit has translation MKKIIEDLLHQEISRRDAVIDAAKIGSAVAITSAISLPFSANAQPSVTPTGVVNDNETVRHSACLVNCGSRCPLKVIVKDDRIVRIEPEDAKDDSVFGEHQIRPCLRGRSNRWRVYSPDRIKYPMKRVGKRGEGKFKRISWEEATAFVASEMKRIAEKYGNEAIYYNYQSGAYYHNQGTHAWKRLLNLTGGYLNYHNTYSTAQIATATPYTHGTYVGSHFTQIAHSDLVVFFGLNLSETRMSGGGQVEELRRALEKSQARVVIIDPRYTDSVITQHAEWLAIRPTTDAALVAGLAHTLISENLIDEALVNRYSVGFDASTLPASAAPNASYKDYILGTGPDGIAKTPEWAANVTGIPAVRIRQLAREIAGARACYIGQGWGPQRHANGEQTVRAIQTLPALTGHFGLQGTNNGNWPYGTPYGVPTLPVGSNPIKTSIPCYLWTDAILNPEKMTATTMGVKGAEKLRVGIKMVVNQAGQALLNQHGDINRTRKILADDTLCETIVVIDNHITPSAKFADILLPETSYLEAEDLVDSSYSTGSHNYMIAIQKTITPMWEVRSTYDICADIAGHLGLKEQFTEGRTQAQWVEKHYQQVKEKRTYLPEWSVAKEKGVIDQQIATEKQSIAFLDFRADPQANPLKTPSGKIEIYSEALAKLAQTWTLPEGDRIPAISEFCVVRESHLNKTMTAKYPLQLSGFHTKGHTHSTYSNVQFLHEAVPDEVWINPIDAAARQLKSGDRVRVFNDRGVVEIPCKVTQRILPGVAAMPQGAWTRLDSAGVDVGGCINTLTSQDPSPLAKGNPQHTNLVEIQRA, from the coding sequence ATGAAGAAAATTATTGAAGACCTTTTACACCAGGAAATATCTCGTCGGGACGCGGTGATCGATGCCGCGAAAATCGGCTCGGCGGTGGCGATTACCAGCGCTATCAGCTTGCCGTTTTCTGCCAATGCTCAACCGTCGGTGACGCCAACCGGTGTGGTGAATGACAATGAAACCGTTCGTCACAGTGCGTGTTTGGTTAACTGCGGCAGTCGCTGTCCGCTGAAGGTGATTGTGAAGGACGATCGCATCGTGCGTATCGAGCCGGAAGATGCCAAAGATGACAGCGTGTTCGGTGAACACCAGATTCGCCCTTGTCTGCGCGGGCGTTCTAACCGCTGGCGCGTTTACAGCCCGGATCGCATCAAATACCCGATGAAGCGTGTCGGTAAACGCGGTGAAGGCAAATTCAAACGCATCAGTTGGGAAGAGGCGACCGCGTTTGTCGCCTCGGAAATGAAGCGCATTGCTGAAAAATATGGCAATGAGGCGATCTACTATAACTATCAATCCGGCGCCTATTATCACAATCAGGGAACGCACGCGTGGAAACGCCTGCTGAATCTGACGGGCGGCTACCTGAACTATCACAACACCTACTCTACCGCGCAAATCGCGACTGCTACGCCGTATACGCACGGTACCTATGTCGGCAGCCACTTTACGCAGATTGCCCATTCCGATCTGGTGGTATTTTTTGGCCTCAACCTGTCGGAAACCCGTATGTCTGGTGGCGGGCAGGTGGAAGAGCTGCGTCGCGCGTTAGAAAAATCGCAGGCCCGCGTGGTGATCATCGATCCACGTTACACCGATTCCGTCATCACCCAGCATGCTGAGTGGTTAGCGATTCGTCCAACCACCGATGCAGCATTGGTCGCGGGGCTGGCTCACACCCTGATTAGCGAAAACCTGATCGATGAAGCGTTGGTCAACCGCTATAGCGTCGGGTTTGACGCCAGCACGTTGCCTGCGTCTGCGGCACCGAATGCCAGCTACAAGGACTATATTCTGGGAACCGGACCAGATGGTATTGCCAAAACGCCAGAATGGGCGGCGAACGTTACCGGTATTCCGGCGGTGCGCATTCGTCAGTTGGCGCGGGAAATCGCGGGTGCGCGCGCCTGCTATATCGGTCAGGGCTGGGGGCCGCAGCGCCACGCTAACGGTGAACAAACCGTACGCGCTATCCAGACATTGCCAGCGCTTACCGGTCACTTTGGGTTGCAGGGCACCAACAACGGCAACTGGCCTTATGGTACACCCTACGGTGTTCCAACCTTGCCCGTGGGCAGCAACCCGATCAAAACCTCGATCCCTTGCTATCTTTGGACGGATGCCATTCTGAATCCGGAAAAAATGACGGCCACCACCATGGGCGTGAAAGGCGCGGAAAAGCTGCGCGTCGGCATTAAAATGGTGGTCAATCAGGCAGGGCAGGCGCTGTTGAACCAGCACGGTGATATCAACCGTACGCGTAAAATTCTGGCGGATGACACCCTGTGTGAAACCATCGTGGTGATTGATAACCACATCACGCCCAGCGCCAAGTTCGCCGATATTTTGCTGCCGGAAACCAGCTATCTGGAAGCGGAAGATCTGGTTGATAGCTCGTACTCAACGGGCTCGCACAACTACATGATCGCTATCCAGAAAACCATCACGCCGATGTGGGAAGTGCGCAGCACCTACGACATCTGTGCCGATATCGCGGGTCATCTGGGGCTGAAAGAACAATTCACCGAAGGCCGCACGCAGGCGCAGTGGGTGGAGAAACATTACCAACAGGTGAAAGAGAAACGCACCTACTTGCCGGAGTGGTCTGTTGCGAAAGAGAAGGGCGTTATCGATCAACAGATCGCGACGGAAAAACAGAGTATTGCCTTTCTGGATTTCCGAGCAGATCCGCAGGCCAATCCGCTGAAAACACCGTCAGGCAAGATAGAGATCTATTCCGAAGCGCTAGCCAAACTGGCTCAAACCTGGACGTTGCCGGAAGGCGATCGTATTCCGGCGATCTCTGAGTTCTGCGTGGTGCGTGAATCTCATCTCAATAAAACCATGACGGCCAAATATCCGCTGCAACTCAGTGGGTTCCATACCAAGGGCCACACCCACTCCACCTACAGCAACGTACAATTCCTGCATGAAGCCGTGCCGGATGAAGTCTGGATCAACCCGATAGATGCGGCGGCGCGCCAACTGAAATCTGGCGATCGCGTGCGGGTATTTAACGACCGCGGCGTGGTGGAAATCCCCTGCAAAGTCACACAGCGTATTCTCCCTGGCGTCGCCGCTATGCCGCAAGGGGCCTGGACGCGCCTTGACAGCGCGGGCGTCGATGTTGGCGGGTGCATTAACACCCTGACCTCCCAGGATCCTTCGCCGCTGGCGAAAGGTAATCCGCAACACACCAACCTGGTTGAGATTCAGCGCGCTTAA
- a CDS encoding DMSO/selenate family reductase complex B subunit: protein MTQYGFYVDSSRCSGCKTCQVSCKDNKDLDLGPKLRRVYEYGGGNWVKEGESWQNDTYSYYLSIACNHCDDPTCVAGCPTGAMHKRKEDGLVLVDENVCVGCRYCEMRCPYGAPQFDAHAKVMRKCDGCLDRLQKNLRPICVDSCPQRALDFGPIDELRAKYGTENEIAPLPSASLTHPNLIVKPHPKARPSGDKDGAIQNLQEVRHA from the coding sequence ATGACACAATATGGCTTTTATGTTGACTCCTCGCGCTGTTCGGGCTGCAAAACCTGTCAGGTCAGTTGCAAGGATAATAAAGATTTGGATCTTGGCCCGAAACTGCGCCGTGTCTATGAATACGGCGGCGGCAATTGGGTAAAAGAGGGCGAATCCTGGCAAAACGACACCTACAGCTACTACCTGTCGATCGCCTGTAACCACTGTGACGATCCGACCTGTGTGGCCGGTTGTCCAACCGGTGCCATGCACAAGCGTAAAGAGGATGGGCTGGTGCTGGTGGATGAGAACGTGTGCGTTGGCTGCCGTTACTGTGAGATGCGTTGCCCCTACGGTGCGCCGCAGTTTGATGCGCACGCCAAGGTGATGCGCAAATGTGACGGCTGTCTGGATCGGTTGCAGAAAAATCTGCGTCCGATCTGTGTCGATTCCTGTCCGCAACGCGCACTGGATTTTGGGCCTATTGATGAACTGCGTGCCAAATACGGCACCGAAAACGAGATCGCACCGTTACCTTCTGCGTCGCTGACGCACCCGAATCTGATCGTCAAACCGCACCCGAAAGCGCGGCCGAGCGGCGATAAAGACGGTGCTATTCAAAACTTGCAGGAGGTGCGCCATGCATGA
- a CDS encoding dimethyl sulfoxide reductase anchor subunit family protein — protein MHELPLVFFTVLTQSAVGAFILLLVAGVLKQVEARPLAIGLFAAMCLFGLALPIAGLHLGQPLRAMNVLLRAGHSPMSNEIVLSSLFCAFGGLGALGLLLNRGAQRLFSALTWIAAVVGVLFLLAIPRIYQLPTVATWNTSYTLLMMLLTPMIGGGALAAVLGARRIGLAVSVVATLASFCLRPGYMATLMSADSALTSAQLAWFSAQAILLAVGVVGAIVHVRYNTGRSLLAASALVVIVAELAGRVAFYNLWTLPM, from the coding sequence ATGCATGAGTTGCCTTTGGTGTTTTTTACCGTGCTCACGCAGAGTGCGGTGGGGGCGTTTATCCTGCTGTTGGTGGCGGGGGTGTTAAAACAGGTGGAGGCGCGGCCGTTAGCGATTGGGCTGTTTGCTGCAATGTGTCTGTTTGGCCTGGCCCTGCCGATCGCGGGGTTGCATCTCGGGCAGCCACTGCGTGCCATGAACGTGCTGCTGCGCGCCGGGCACTCGCCGATGAGCAACGAAATCGTGCTGTCGTCGCTGTTTTGCGCGTTCGGCGGTCTCGGGGCGCTGGGGTTGCTGCTTAATCGCGGCGCACAACGCCTGTTCAGCGCGCTGACCTGGATCGCTGCGGTGGTGGGGGTGCTGTTCTTGTTGGCTATCCCGCGCATTTATCAGTTGCCGACCGTGGCGACCTGGAACACCAGCTACACGCTGTTGATGATGCTGCTGACGCCGATGATTGGTGGCGGTGCGCTGGCGGCGGTATTGGGTGCACGCCGGATTGGGCTGGCCGTTAGCGTAGTGGCGACGCTGGCGAGCTTCTGCCTGCGTCCGGGCTACATGGCAACCTTGATGAGCGCAGACAGTGCGCTGACCAGTGCACAGCTTGCCTGGTTCAGTGCGCAGGCCATTCTGCTCGCGGTGGGGGTCGTGGGGGCGATAGTGCATGTCCGTTATAACACCGGACGCTCACTGTTGGCGGCCAGTGCGCTGGTGGTGATTGTTGCTGAGCTGGCGGGCCGTGTCGCGTTCTATAACCTGTGGACGTTACCGATGTAA
- a CDS encoding TorD/DmsD family molecular chaperone: protein MSSIAVLPRFLGALFYYPPTHPDVQAIVVSLSALPTLCPWAERTEMETLCQHWPVPDADAFIWQYSVLFEGQGEMFAPPWASVYLENDNLLMGESTARYRAFLHQHGLSFTGAQQEPEDQFGLVLLALAALLEREEAQAAHTLLETYLLPWSDRYLERLQQNPHSPFYAQLAVVTRLLLQGMQRHYGLQPETPRMFF, encoded by the coding sequence ATGTCATCTATAGCCGTGTTGCCACGTTTTCTGGGCGCACTCTTTTACTATCCGCCGACACACCCCGATGTGCAGGCTATTGTTGTGAGCTTATCTGCGCTGCCCACGCTGTGCCCTTGGGCAGAGCGCACCGAAATGGAAACATTGTGCCAGCACTGGCCGGTGCCTGATGCAGACGCGTTTATCTGGCAATACTCGGTGCTATTTGAAGGGCAGGGGGAGATGTTTGCACCGCCCTGGGCGTCGGTCTATCTGGAAAACGACAACCTGCTCATGGGGGAAAGTACGGCTCGCTATCGCGCTTTCCTCCATCAGCACGGGCTGTCGTTTACTGGTGCGCAGCAGGAGCCGGAGGATCAATTTGGGTTGGTGCTGCTGGCGCTCGCTGCACTGTTGGAACGAGAGGAAGCGCAGGCCGCACACACGCTGCTGGAAACGTATTTGCTGCCTTGGAGCGATCGTTATCTGGAACGCTTACAGCAAAATCCTCACAGCCCGTTCTACGCTCAACTGGCCGTCGTGACTCGCTTGCTACTACAAGGGATGCAGCGTCATTATGGGTTGCAGCCCGAAACGCCACGGATGTTTTTCTAA
- the napF gene encoding ferredoxin-type protein NapF, with amino-acid sequence MEKDERYYRGYLSHRYVSRRGLFRAFLNASHPPEPLPDSAQLRAPRPPGALPAPQFYQQCNRCQQCVKACPMGVLTVNEDGYPQLAIEYASCDGCQTCIAHCPSGALLPQAHFDTGLRPTIGATCISQQRHCRSCIDTCPSQALSLSERGLPDVDNARCYGCGECLIQCEIQAISLTPFA; translated from the coding sequence ATGGAAAAGGATGAGCGCTACTATCGTGGATATTTGTCTCATCGCTACGTCAGTCGGCGCGGGTTATTCCGCGCCTTTCTTAATGCCTCGCACCCGCCTGAGCCGCTACCCGATAGCGCTCAACTGCGTGCGCCACGTCCTCCTGGTGCGTTGCCTGCACCGCAGTTTTATCAACAGTGTAACCGTTGCCAGCAGTGCGTTAAGGCTTGCCCAATGGGCGTGTTGACCGTCAATGAAGACGGTTATCCGCAGTTGGCCATTGAATACGCCAGTTGCGATGGCTGTCAGACATGCATCGCGCATTGCCCCTCGGGGGCGCTATTGCCGCAGGCACACTTTGATACCGGATTACGTCCGACGATCGGCGCTACCTGCATCAGTCAGCAACGCCACTGCCGTAGTTGCATCGATACCTGCCCGAGTCAGGCACTTTCCCTCAGTGAGCGCGGATTGCCGGATGTCGACAACGCGCGGTGTTATGGCTGTGGAGAATGCTTGATTCAGTGTGAAATCCAGGCAATTTCATTGACCCCATTCGCTTAA
- the arnB gene encoding UDP-4-amino-4-deoxy-L-arabinose aminotransferase, with translation MLDFLPFSRPSLGEEEIAAVNTVMLSGWITSGPKNQQLEAAFCTLTGNKHAIAVSSATGGMHVTLMSLDISPGDEVITPSLTWVSTLNMIVLLGAVPVMVDVDRDTLMVTPEAIAAAITPRTRAIIPVHYAGAPADIDAIRAIGHRHGIPVIEDAAHAVGAEYRGAPVGATGTAIFSFHAIKNMTCAEGGLVVTDNDQLAERIRSLKFHGLGVNAYDRLAQGRAPQAEVITPGYKYNLSDIHAAIALVQFGKLAHINQQRQEIAQRYLSALADTPLLPLRQPEWPHHHAWHLFILRVDAERCGISRDALMAALQAQGIGTGLHFRAVHTQKFYRERFPALELPHTEWNSERLLSIPLFPDMTYDDTSRVIDALRKLACG, from the coding sequence ATGCTTGATTTTTTACCTTTTTCTCGCCCTTCTTTGGGAGAGGAAGAGATTGCTGCCGTGAATACGGTCATGTTATCCGGGTGGATCACCTCAGGGCCAAAAAATCAGCAACTGGAAGCTGCTTTTTGTACATTGACTGGCAACAAGCACGCCATTGCGGTCAGTTCTGCGACGGGCGGGATGCACGTCACCTTGATGTCGCTGGATATCTCCCCTGGCGATGAAGTTATTACCCCCTCGCTGACCTGGGTTTCTACCCTCAACATGATTGTCTTGCTTGGCGCTGTGCCCGTGATGGTGGACGTCGATCGCGATACGCTGATGGTCACACCTGAGGCCATTGCTGCGGCTATCACGCCTCGCACGCGCGCCATTATTCCCGTGCATTACGCTGGCGCACCCGCCGATATAGACGCGATTCGCGCCATCGGGCATCGTCACGGCATCCCCGTTATTGAAGATGCTGCTCATGCCGTCGGGGCCGAGTATCGCGGCGCCCCTGTTGGGGCGACAGGCACCGCGATTTTCTCCTTTCATGCCATCAAAAATATGACCTGTGCCGAGGGCGGACTGGTGGTCACCGATAATGACCAGCTTGCCGAACGTATCCGCAGCCTTAAATTTCACGGACTGGGCGTGAATGCCTATGACAGACTCGCACAGGGACGAGCACCACAGGCAGAAGTGATAACACCGGGGTACAAATACAATCTCAGTGATATCCATGCCGCGATTGCGTTAGTGCAATTTGGCAAGCTGGCGCATATTAATCAGCAGCGTCAGGAGATTGCGCAACGCTATTTATCAGCGCTTGCCGATACGCCACTGCTGCCGCTACGTCAGCCTGAATGGCCCCATCACCACGCCTGGCACCTGTTTATTTTGCGTGTTGATGCAGAACGCTGCGGTATTTCACGCGATGCGTTGATGGCTGCACTGCAAGCGCAAGGGATTGGCACTGGTCTGCATTTTCGCGCTGTCCATACCCAGAAATTTTACCGTGAACGTTTTCCCGCACTTGAACTTCCTCATACGGAATGGAACAGCGAACGCCTGTTATCCATTCCCCTGTTTCCGGATATGACTTATGACGACACATCACGCGTTATCGATGCGCTGCGCAAACTTGCCTGCGGTTGA
- the arnC gene encoding undecaprenyl-phosphate 4-deoxy-4-formamido-L-arabinose transferase, translating to MFTFPTIKKVSVVIPVFNEQESLPALIQRTVATCETLGRAYEIVLVDDGSNDNSARLMVQSSEMPDSHVIAVLLNRNYGQHAAIMAGFSHASGDVIITLDADLQNPPEEIPRLVAKADEGYDVVGTVRQNRQDSLFRKISSRLINRFIQRTTGKVMGDYGCMLRAYRRHIVDAMLTCHERSTFIPILANIFARKATEIPVEHAERQHGDSKYSMIGLISLMYDLVTCLTTTPLRLLSVIGSAIALSGFLLTFVLVALRLVLGPEWAAEGVFMLFAFLFSFIGAQFVGMGILCEYIGRIYNDVRARPRYFVQRVVKGETRKDETRQESNVK from the coding sequence ATGTTTACCTTTCCTACGATAAAAAAAGTCTCCGTTGTCATCCCGGTATTCAACGAGCAAGAGAGCCTGCCTGCGCTGATTCAGCGCACGGTGGCGACCTGTGAAACGTTGGGTAGGGCCTATGAGATTGTATTGGTTGATGATGGCAGCAATGACAATTCGGCGCGACTGATGGTGCAATCCAGTGAAATGCCAGATAGCCACGTGATTGCCGTATTGCTTAACCGGAATTACGGTCAGCATGCCGCGATCATGGCGGGATTTAGCCATGCCTCGGGCGATGTGATCATTACGCTGGATGCCGATCTCCAGAATCCACCGGAAGAGATCCCGCGTTTGGTGGCAAAGGCCGATGAAGGCTACGACGTGGTCGGCACGGTGCGTCAAAACCGTCAGGATAGCCTGTTTCGCAAAATATCATCGCGCCTGATAAACCGTTTTATCCAGCGTACCACCGGCAAGGTCATGGGCGATTATGGCTGTATGCTGCGCGCTTATCGACGCCATATCGTCGATGCCATGTTGACCTGCCACGAACGCAGCACCTTTATCCCCATCCTTGCCAATATCTTTGCGCGTAAGGCGACGGAGATTCCTGTCGAGCACGCTGAGCGCCAGCACGGCGATTCCAAATACAGCATGATCGGTTTGATCAGCCTGATGTATGACCTGGTGACTTGCCTGACCACGACCCCCTTGCGTCTGCTTAGCGTGATAGGTAGTGCTATCGCGCTGTCAGGGTTCTTGCTGACCTTTGTGCTGGTAGCGTTGCGTCTGGTACTTGGGCCCGAGTGGGCGGCCGAGGGCGTTTTCATGCTGTTCGCCTTTTTGTTCAGCTTTATCGGCGCCCAGTTCGTGGGGATGGGGATACTCTGTGAATATATTGGCCGTATTTACAACGATGTGCGTGCTCGCCCTCGTTATTTTGTGCAACGCGTCGTTAAGGGTGAGACCCGCAAAGACGAGACTCGCCAAGAAAGTAATGTGAAATGA